The following nucleotide sequence is from Pseudomonadota bacterium.
TCGAGGGCCGCAAGGGCGGTCACCGGAACAGGCCCTCGAAGCCCTCGCAGCCATCGCACGGCCATCTCGACCTGATTCTTCTTGATGTGCTCGCGCAGCTCGGCGCGAAACGATTCTCCTCCGCGCTCGAGACCAACGAAGAACACGACCCGTTCGATCACGGCCGCGACGGCCATCACCGAGACCAGCAGCAGCGGCGCGATGAAAACGCCGCCCTGCGCCAGAAGACCTTTCAGCATCTCGATCATGAGACTCTCCTTGTGTGTTGGCGTCGATCGCTTGAGAAGCGGTCGCGTGCCACGTCGATTCAGAACGCGCGCCTCAGAAGCGGAAGGTGCCGTTCAGCAGGATGCGCCTCCCCTGCACCCATCGGGTGCCGGAGAACTCGCTCAGGAAGTTGAGAACCGATCGGTTATCGAACAGGTTCTGCACAGAGATCCCATACGACAGCCCGTGAATGGGCTTCCCATCGGCGCCGCGAGGCACGAAGCCGATGCGCAGATTGGTGATGAAGCGGCTGTGACGGCTCCCCACCAGCCCGAACGGATCGATGCCCACTGCATTGTAGAGGGGCACGAACTCGAGGGGATAGCCGCTGGCGTAGAGGGCGTCGACCGAGGCCGACCAGCCATTCTTCCAGGCGTACGAAGCGCCCCCCGTGACCTGCACCCGCTGATCGTGATCGTTGTAGTGGGGCAGCTCATCACTGAACGGGCCGGGGGCGGTGGGGCGCGACAGCCCCACCGTGCTCGAGAGGAAGCCGTTCCAGCCGAGGGGGTTCTGGGTGCTCAGCGAAACCTCGACCCCTTTGTAGAACGCCCGTTCGAAGTTCACCGGGGCGAAGATGGGAATTGTGGCGTTGGGGATGAGCAACCCCACGTCGACCTGGTTGTGGAAGTCCTTGTAGACCAGCGCCACACGTCCGCTCATCAACTTTGCCGGCTGAAACTCATAGCTCGCCTCATACACGTTCGACCGCTGCGGGAACACCGTTGTGCTGCCCGTGGGGTCGATCTCGAGGGGAGGCGCCTGGAAGAGATTGCTGTACGAGAAGCGGAGCGCAGCGGTGTCGGAGGCCGGGATGACCACGTTGACACGAGGCCCCACCGCACCCGTGCGCAGACCCGCGCCATTGTCGAACCCATCGGCGCGCACCCCCCAGTTGACGACGGCGAAGTCCTTCACCGGAAAGGTGTGGGAGAACCACGCACCGCCCATGACGCCCGGTCGCGAGACGTCGGCTGTGAAGCGCGTGGGGGCCACCGGGTCTGCGCTGGGATTCGGGAGCTGCCCACCGCCACCCGCGTCAATGACGTCGACCACCTGACGGGAGTGCATGAAGTCGGCTGCAGCACCCATCTTGAACGTATGCTCGGGGGCGATGCGAAAGTCGAACTCCACCGAAGGCTGCACCTGCACGATGTCGAGGGTCGTGCTGGGCAGGTAGGGGGCTCCGGGGTTCTCAGGGTCGGCCGGCTGGCCATTGGCCGCAAGCTCCGGGCTGAGCGCATCCGAGATGGTGGTGAACGGGGTGAAGACCCCGTTGTTGGTGACCCTCACGCGGCTCTTGAGATACGAGAGGCCGAAGAGGAAGTCGGCGTTGTCGGCCATGGCCCGCTTCCAGGAGAGGACCCCCAGCATGCTCACGTTGTTCTGCTGCTGGCGAACGCCCGCGGCGAAGTTCTGGGGGGTCTGTGACACGCCATAGCGGCCGTTCGAGTACGACAGGGTCAGCCCCAGGGTGTCGGTCTCGGTCTTCTTCGAGACCCGCACCAGCGCGCTCGTGTCGGCGCCGCGGTTGTTCAGCGTCTGCCCCACAGATGACACGGGCTCGAGCTTGTTGTCGGTGGCGCCGTAGGCGGTTCCGACAAACCAGGTGAGATCGCCGCTCTTGCTCGAGCCGCCCGCGCGCAGCAGACCCTCCACCGTGCCGTAGGTTCCCGCGCGGGGAACGAACTCGACGTACGGCTTCTCGCCACCTTCCTTCGTCGACACGTTCACCACGGCCCCCAGCTGCCCCCCCACGCTGGTATCGAAGAACCCGGTCTGGATGTCCATGGACTCGAGGAAGCGGGGATCGATGAGCTGGCTGGTGGCGTCTTCGGTGGTGACGGGCACGCTCACACCGTCGACCGCAACGCTCACCCCCTTGTGCTCGCCGCGCGCATGGAACTGGCCCAGCGAGTCGGACTGGATGCCGGCGGTGGTGGATGCCACGTCTTGAACCGTCGTGCTCCCCTTCTGCTGGTTGATGGCTCGAGACGCGCCCGCCTGGCTGTTGCCGGTGGCTTTGCGGGTGTCGATCAAGAGACGATCTGCCCGCACCTTGATGACCATCTCCTTGCCCTTGGGATCGAGCGCGGCTTCGTAGGACGCAGGTGTGACAGGCGATACCGTGACCGTGCCGACATCGTTCTCGTAGTCGGGATGCGCTATCTCGACCATGTAGTCGCCGGGCGAGACACCTTCGAAGCGAGCCGTTCCCTGCCCGTCAGACGAGAGAGACAGCGGCGGACGCTTCTTCGCGCGATCCTGGAGGCGGACCGTGGCGCCGGAGATGACCACACCCTTGGCAGATCGCACCGAAACGGTTACCTGGCCGCCTTCCGCGAAAGACGCGACGGTGGCAGACAACATGGAGAACAACAAGACGAGAAGAAAGACCCTGATGCGCATGACGCTCCCGATGCTGAAGCACTCGCAAGACAGCACTTGCGAGGAAGGCCGACACGCGTGCGAGAGCCGTCTACAGGCGCAAGGGAAACCTGCGCCAGGACGGATTCACCGCTTCACCATGCCGGATGGGTAGGCGCCTATGCAGTGCCCAGACGGGGCAGACCAGAGACGCCGTTCAGACCTCAAGCAGCGACAGCGAAAGGGGGTGCGCGGGCGCGACTCCAAGCGCGCGCAAGCCAGCGCACGGGCAGACAGCAGACATCGTGGACGCGCGCGACGTGTAGCGCGCAGCCTGTGAGCGCCAGGCACCCAGCCATGACGGCACCGCCGATGAGCGTGCACGTGGGGCATACGGCGCCGTCGCCCGCGACGTGTACCGTGGCGGAGACACGCGTGACGCCGTCTTCCGGACCGCGCGGGAGATCGTGGGCGTGGAACAGGGCCACCAGAAACGAGAAGAGCACGAGAAGCCCCACGATGGCCTCGCGGCCAGCGCGGCGCCGGGGCGGGGTTGCCCGTGGCGTCTCGTGCAGCATCACTGGGGTGCGCTCCTGAGGAAGTGTGAACGCCTGCCCGAGCCGGGCAGGAACGCGCGTATCATAGCAGAGAGTGTTCGGCCGTGCAAGATCCTACACCACGATGTTGACAAGCTTCTCCGGAACCACGACAACCTTCTTCGGCGCGCGCCCCTCGAGGGCTGAAATCACCTTCTCCGAAGCCAGCGCCAGCGACTTCACCGCGTCTTCTGGCGTGCCCGCCTCGACCTCGATCTTGTCGCGCAGCTTGCCGTTCACCTGAACGATGATGGTGCGCGTCGGATCAGCCGCCACCTTCTCGTCGAACGCGGGCCAGGTGGCATTCCACGTGAACCCGGGCTTGCCCATGCGGTTCC
It contains:
- a CDS encoding TonB-dependent receptor; amino-acid sequence: MLSCECFSIGSVMRIRVFLLVLLFSMLSATVASFAEGGQVTVSVRSAKGVVISGATVRLQDRAKKRPPLSLSSDGQGTARFEGVSPGDYMVEIAHPDYENDVGTVTVSPVTPASYEAALDPKGKEMVIKVRADRLLIDTRKATGNSQAGASRAINQQKGSTTVQDVASTTAGIQSDSLGQFHARGEHKGVSVAVDGVSVPVTTEDATSQLIDPRFLESMDIQTGFFDTSVGGQLGAVVNVSTKEGGEKPYVEFVPRAGTYGTVEGLLRAGGSSKSGDLTWFVGTAYGATDNKLEPVSSVGQTLNNRGADTSALVRVSKKTETDTLGLTLSYSNGRYGVSQTPQNFAAGVRQQQNNVSMLGVLSWKRAMADNADFLFGLSYLKSRVRVTNNGVFTPFTTISDALSPELAANGQPADPENPGAPYLPSTTLDIVQVQPSVEFDFRIAPEHTFKMGAAADFMHSRQVVDVIDAGGGGQLPNPSADPVAPTRFTADVSRPGVMGGAWFSHTFPVKDFAVVNWGVRADGFDNGAGLRTGAVGPRVNVVIPASDTAALRFSYSNLFQAPPLEIDPTGSTTVFPQRSNVYEASYEFQPAKLMSGRVALVYKDFHNQVDVGLLIPNATIPIFAPVNFERAFYKGVEVSLSTQNPLGWNGFLSSTVGLSRPTAPGPFSDELPHYNDHDQRVQVTGGASYAWKNGWSASVDALYASGYPLEFVPLYNAVGIDPFGLVGSRHSRFITNLRIGFVPRGADGKPIHGLSYGISVQNLFDNRSVLNFLSEFSGTRWVQGRRILLNGTFRF